The following proteins are encoded in a genomic region of Microscilla marina ATCC 23134:
- a CDS encoding DUF1987 domain-containing protein: MENLYIKGQRGIYFTPTVKLDAEASICEISGESYLEDTVDFYDPIIKWLNAYNEESYKTLTFNFKLTYFNTSSSKAILNILKSLKKFKEKGGEIVINWYYPDDDYDILAEAEDFMEDSKLSFNLIPYKLEY; encoded by the coding sequence ATGGAAAACTTATATATCAAGGGGCAAAGAGGCATTTATTTTACGCCAACCGTCAAGTTGGATGCTGAAGCTTCCATTTGCGAAATTTCGGGAGAGTCATACCTTGAAGATACGGTAGATTTTTATGATCCTATTATCAAATGGCTGAATGCCTATAATGAGGAATCATACAAAACTCTTACGTTTAATTTTAAGCTTACTTATTTTAATACCAGTTCTTCAAAGGCAATTCTGAATATTCTGAAATCGCTGAAAAAATTTAAAGAAAAGGGCGGAGAAATCGTCATCAATTGGTATTATCCAGACGATGACTATGATATTCTTGCTGAAGCTGAAGATTTTATGGAAGATAGTAAACTCAGCTTTAACCTGATTCCTTACAAATTAGAGTATTAG
- a CDS encoding outer membrane beta-barrel protein, which yields MKLFTMKKTRCIALVLLLLGSVGAKAQDTVKVDVGGTKVIIVTKDKDGLKDLSKVDLNKIIAEAVKKADSSRSGSEKTVIVYQPNENFNDYYTSEYENQRNRHRKYKRRRRSRVRNYLSLDLGFNNYLENGRFPDEAGKAYGLDVFGSRYISVGWYRRTSLFGSPLRLTMGIEVSWNNFMFTNDTYITQDSAGVNFRDYLEDNNVTIDKSKLTTIYANVPILLGLRFQNPFGRTTFRFDIGGYFGYRLDSYAKIKPSGQNVQRPHRSYFLNNWRYGLVTYLGFDGFQLFAKYDLNPLFVEGKGPSLNAFSFGIRL from the coding sequence ATGAAATTATTCACTATGAAAAAAACAAGATGTATTGCACTGGTGTTGCTGTTGTTGGGTAGTGTGGGTGCAAAAGCCCAGGACACTGTAAAAGTAGATGTAGGAGGCACTAAAGTCATTATTGTTACCAAAGACAAAGATGGTTTGAAAGATTTGTCGAAGGTAGACTTGAATAAGATTATAGCTGAGGCGGTAAAAAAAGCAGACTCTAGCCGAAGTGGAAGCGAAAAAACCGTGATTGTATATCAACCCAACGAAAATTTCAACGATTACTATACCAGCGAGTACGAAAATCAGCGAAACAGGCATCGAAAATACAAGCGTCGCAGACGTTCACGGGTGCGCAACTACCTTTCGCTTGATTTAGGGTTTAATAATTACCTCGAAAATGGGAGGTTTCCAGATGAAGCCGGAAAGGCATACGGACTAGATGTTTTTGGGTCGAGGTATATTTCGGTAGGTTGGTACCGACGCACTAGTTTGTTTGGATCTCCTTTACGTTTAACGATGGGGATAGAAGTAAGCTGGAATAATTTTATGTTTACCAATGACACCTACATTACGCAAGACTCGGCAGGTGTAAACTTTAGAGATTATCTCGAAGATAATAATGTAACTATAGATAAAAGCAAGCTAACCACCATTTATGCCAATGTGCCCATATTATTGGGGCTTAGGTTTCAAAATCCTTTTGGGCGTACTACTTTTCGGTTCGACATAGGAGGTTACTTTGGTTATCGTTTAGATAGCTACGCCAAGATTAAACCCAGTGGGCAAAACGTACAACGCCCTCATAGAAGTTATTTCTTGAATAACTGGCGTTATGGTTTGGTTACTTACCTTGGGTTTGATGGCTTTCAGTTGTTTGCCAAGTATGACCTCAACCCCTTATTTGTAGAGGGTAAAGGACCTTCTCTTAATGCATTTAGTTTTGGTATAAGATTGTAA
- a CDS encoding sensor histidine kinase, whose amino-acid sequence MESKHPEKDQEVGKNAENLKAMNLELEKIVQERTESLLKMNNHLELANRELDAFIYRASHDFRAPIASINGLINLARLEVKDTSALDFLEEIGKVVNKTDNMLRKLLMVNIINRYSTERVLEPIDFKAILSNLQEAFGSQMYSVGMHMEFDVAPELHYLAEPDLIQIIFYNMIENSIAFRSHRSDSSPFIKVLVEDVAADNCIKIVFSDNGMGIPNKYFRKVFRMFFRGNEAATQGNGLGLYVIKKVIQKLKGRIKVESEEGQYTNFYIFLPYLRGTS is encoded by the coding sequence ATGGAAAGCAAGCACCCAGAAAAAGACCAAGAGGTTGGTAAAAATGCCGAAAACCTCAAAGCAATGAACCTTGAGCTTGAAAAAATTGTACAGGAACGTACCGAAAGTTTGCTAAAAATGAATAATCACCTTGAGTTGGCAAACCGAGAACTAGATGCTTTTATCTATCGGGCTTCACACGATTTCAGAGCACCCATTGCATCTATCAATGGTTTGATTAATCTTGCCAGGTTGGAGGTAAAAGATACATCGGCCCTGGATTTTTTGGAAGAAATAGGCAAGGTGGTGAATAAAACTGATAACATGCTGCGCAAGTTGTTGATGGTAAATATAATCAATCGTTATTCAACTGAGCGGGTGCTGGAGCCCATCGACTTTAAAGCCATATTGAGCAACTTGCAAGAAGCTTTTGGCAGCCAGATGTATTCGGTAGGCATGCACATGGAGTTTGATGTAGCACCTGAACTCCACTACCTGGCAGAGCCTGACCTGATTCAGATTATTTTTTATAATATGATTGAAAACTCCATTGCTTTTCGCTCTCATCGTTCTGATAGTTCCCCTTTTATTAAGGTTTTGGTGGAAGATGTAGCCGCAGATAATTGTATTAAAATTGTGTTTAGTGACAATGGGATGGGGATTCCTAATAAATATTTTCGAAAAGTTTTTAGAATGTTTTTCCGGGGAAACGAAGCTGCCACCCAAGGCAATGGTTTGGGCTTGTATGTGATAAAAAAAGTAATCCAAAAGCTTAAGGGACGCATTAAGGTAGAAAGCGAAGAAGGGCAGTATACTAATTTTTATATATTTTTACCCTATCTAAGGGGCACCAGTTGA
- a CDS encoding PAS domain-containing sensor histidine kinase, with protein MDTKVSLDLSSEMHCVLDPSGKIVEINAIFLKNLQYLKDELIGRDFIDLVAENDLGTIQETFDQLAPQPLEQAQDTDIKFSTFNCQLKSKNNNIQQFRGKFAKSEDGYIYVLASIAIMQDAPLARFRRFFDMSLLAIVIITDKEGNLVFANKGFSDTLGYNWQEMTEYPLFHFVYEDDKQATLDYFKELQDNIGVTQEMINRCVCKDGGYKWIDWRAIYVRDHVYAVANDITARKQQEIKIQELLEQTIHTNKELSASRDNLEKTLEELEIRNFELDQFVYKVSHDLRAPLTSILGLVNLSKLDSGNAERLIGYIELIEKSTLKLDKFIKSLLEYSRSGRADVVTEKIDFEAMISDCIEDLKFMKNYERIQRDISLEGNQPFYSEPLRLRIILNNIVSNAIKYQNTSTENSFLKVKIDLSTPDTARLIFQDNGIGIAQEYQGDVFNMFFRGTENAEGSGLGLYIVKQTVEKMHGSISLSSDYGKGTHIILEVPNQYEQFKDKESNNSHADQAKTS; from the coding sequence ATGGATACTAAAGTATCACTCGATTTATCTTCTGAAATGCATTGTGTACTTGATCCCTCAGGTAAAATTGTGGAGATAAATGCTATATTTTTAAAAAACCTTCAATACCTCAAAGACGAGTTAATTGGAAGGGATTTTATAGATTTAGTAGCCGAGAATGACCTTGGAACTATTCAGGAAACTTTTGACCAGTTAGCACCACAACCCCTGGAGCAAGCCCAAGATACAGACATTAAGTTCTCTACTTTTAATTGTCAATTAAAAAGCAAGAATAATAATATACAGCAGTTTAGAGGCAAATTTGCCAAGTCAGAAGATGGCTACATCTATGTACTGGCAAGCATTGCTATTATGCAAGACGCCCCCCTTGCTCGTTTCCGCCGCTTTTTTGATATGTCGTTGCTTGCCATTGTGATTATCACCGACAAAGAAGGCAATCTTGTATTTGCCAACAAAGGATTTTCTGATACGCTGGGTTATAACTGGCAAGAAATGACAGAGTATCCTTTGTTTCACTTTGTATATGAAGATGACAAGCAGGCCACTTTAGACTATTTCAAAGAGTTGCAGGACAATATTGGAGTAACCCAAGAGATGATTAATCGTTGTGTTTGTAAAGATGGTGGTTACAAGTGGATAGACTGGAGAGCCATTTATGTAAGAGATCATGTGTATGCTGTAGCCAATGACATTACCGCGCGTAAACAACAAGAGATCAAGATTCAGGAATTGCTGGAGCAAACCATTCATACGAATAAAGAGTTGTCGGCATCACGAGATAACCTTGAAAAAACCTTGGAAGAGCTCGAAATACGCAATTTTGAACTTGATCAGTTTGTGTACAAAGTATCACACGATTTGCGCGCTCCACTTACGTCTATTTTGGGTTTGGTAAACTTGTCGAAACTTGACAGTGGTAATGCCGAACGGTTGATAGGTTATATTGAGTTGATTGAAAAAAGTACCCTTAAGCTTGATAAATTTATTAAGTCGTTGCTTGAATACTCGCGCAGTGGGCGGGCTGATGTAGTAACCGAAAAAATTGACTTTGAGGCGATGATTAGTGATTGCATTGAAGACCTTAAGTTTATGAAAAACTATGAGCGGATACAACGCGATATATCTCTCGAAGGCAACCAGCCGTTTTACAGCGAACCATTACGGTTGCGTATTATTCTTAATAATATAGTCTCTAATGCGATTAAGTATCAAAATACTTCAACTGAAAACAGTTTTCTGAAAGTAAAGATTGACTTATCAACCCCCGATACCGCAAGACTTATTTTTCAGGACAATGGCATAGGCATAGCTCAAGAGTACCAAGGAGATGTATTTAATATGTTTTTTAGAGGCACCGAAAATGCCGAAGGCTCAGGACTAGGGCTGTACATTGTAAAACAGACTGTGGAGAAAATGCATGGTAGTATTTCGCTGAGTAGCGACTATGGCAAAGGGACTCATATTATTTTGGAGGTGCCCAACCAATACGAGCAGTTTAAAGACAAAGAGAGTAATAATAGCCACGCCGATCAAGCCAAAACCTCCTGA
- a CDS encoding RNA polymerase sigma factor, translated as MSKLSSEKALVKGCRKGKRQAQQKVYELYSPKMFAVCLRYVRHQFDAEEVMTNGFLKVFSKIDQFKEEGSFEGWIRRIVVNEALNHLRKNKRHQAEVDIENISEAAELASAEDNLNAQDLMKCIDQLPEGYRTVFNLYAIEGYSHKEIGEQLGISTNTSKSQLSRARVLLQKYVRNQEKKTYSIDHE; from the coding sequence ATGTCGAAACTTTCGTCAGAAAAAGCATTGGTAAAAGGATGCCGTAAAGGTAAGCGACAAGCGCAGCAAAAGGTGTATGAGTTATATTCACCTAAAATGTTTGCGGTATGTCTCCGTTATGTGCGCCATCAATTTGATGCTGAGGAAGTAATGACCAATGGTTTTCTGAAGGTTTTCAGTAAAATAGATCAATTCAAAGAGGAGGGTAGTTTTGAGGGATGGATTCGGCGAATTGTGGTAAATGAAGCACTGAATCACTTGCGTAAAAACAAGCGACACCAGGCAGAGGTAGACATAGAAAATATAAGCGAAGCTGCCGAGCTTGCCAGTGCCGAAGATAACCTAAATGCGCAAGACTTGATGAAATGTATTGATCAATTGCCCGAGGGTTACCGAACAGTATTCAACTTGTACGCCATAGAGGGCTATTCGCATAAAGAAATAGGCGAGCAATTAGGTATCAGTACCAATACTTCTAAGTCTCAGTTATCACGAGCACGTGTTCTGTTACAGAAATATGTGCGTAACCAGGAAAAAAAAACTTATAGTATAGATCATGAGTAA
- a CDS encoding adenylate/guanylate cyclase domain-containing protein, translated as MDNLRIYLLCLMICGLLPQVSLGQSNDVVVLKATVAQNKKDKAQVDALNKLAVIESGRKPRQAFDYAQKAEKIANAINYKWGYAVANQTMGDLQVRNNRFLRAARYHEEAFNTMEALFKAQKISQQKLVHFISKSLLPTYRLLKSKKSPVRRERRAIRRYQKLYGQAGPYHSEHAKIVKEELQRKKEELRKKEEAIRAKDKTISDKDRAISTKNSELEGKASALKRTKYQKYLLSQQKLILSLEKDSLSSQTDTLTRNLRIKEMKEKALMDSLILQDLEKKGLALKAAQHKVEQEKLTAENKQKKLIINFAIGGAVVIILSMLFIIRSYLAQKKANKLLALQKEALAERTDKIMKQKEVLSKKNEEITKQKDELATMNEEVQQRNEEINTQMELIETQNETIKQEQQISDALLLNILPEQVANELKEHGKAKIRHHEMVSVLFTDFKGFTKLAETMPPQELVQELEKCFTLFDEIMEKHNLEKIKTIGDAYMAVGGLPVPNTTNFVDIVLAGLEIQRSMDQLKAEKEAKGEPFWETRLGINTGKLIAGVIGKNKFAYDVWGDTVNTASRMESSGEIGRVNISGVTYELVKDFFECEYRGKIMAKNKGAIDMYFVNSIKAELSISGEGIAPNERFKAMLEEKSKEVASNPTMAA; from the coding sequence ATGGATAATTTACGAATTTATTTGCTTTGCCTAATGATTTGTGGGCTATTGCCTCAAGTAAGCCTTGGGCAATCAAACGATGTAGTGGTGCTTAAAGCCACTGTTGCCCAAAATAAAAAAGACAAAGCCCAGGTAGATGCTTTGAACAAACTTGCCGTAATTGAAAGCGGTAGAAAACCAAGGCAAGCGTTTGATTATGCCCAAAAAGCAGAAAAAATCGCCAATGCTATCAACTACAAATGGGGCTATGCTGTGGCCAACCAAACAATGGGTGACTTACAGGTGAGAAATAACCGTTTCTTGCGGGCTGCCCGTTATCACGAAGAAGCCTTTAACACCATGGAGGCGTTGTTTAAAGCCCAAAAAATTTCCCAACAAAAACTCGTTCACTTTATTTCTAAAAGCTTATTGCCAACTTACCGGTTGTTGAAAAGTAAAAAATCTCCGGTTCGTCGCGAACGTCGGGCAATTAGGCGTTATCAAAAACTTTATGGACAGGCAGGCCCTTACCACTCTGAGCACGCAAAAATTGTGAAAGAAGAGCTACAGAGGAAAAAAGAAGAGCTTAGAAAAAAGGAAGAAGCCATCAGAGCCAAAGACAAAACCATTTCGGACAAAGACCGGGCTATTTCAACCAAAAACAGTGAACTGGAAGGCAAGGCATCCGCATTGAAAAGAACAAAGTATCAAAAGTATTTATTGTCGCAACAAAAACTTATTCTTTCGCTTGAAAAAGACTCTTTGTCGAGTCAGACTGATACATTGACACGTAATCTTAGGATCAAAGAAATGAAAGAGAAAGCCTTGATGGATAGTTTAATTTTGCAAGACTTAGAGAAGAAAGGGCTTGCTTTGAAGGCAGCCCAGCACAAAGTAGAGCAAGAAAAGTTGACCGCTGAAAACAAGCAAAAAAAGCTGATTATCAATTTTGCTATTGGTGGAGCTGTAGTAATAATTTTGTCTATGCTTTTTATTATCAGGAGTTATCTGGCACAAAAGAAAGCCAACAAACTGCTTGCTTTGCAAAAAGAAGCCCTGGCCGAACGCACCGATAAGATTATGAAGCAAAAAGAAGTTTTATCTAAAAAGAACGAAGAGATAACCAAGCAAAAAGACGAGCTTGCTACCATGAATGAAGAGGTACAACAACGCAACGAAGAAATAAACACCCAGATGGAATTGATTGAAACTCAGAACGAAACCATCAAACAGGAACAACAAATATCGGATGCTTTGTTGCTCAATATTTTGCCTGAACAGGTGGCAAACGAACTCAAAGAACATGGTAAAGCTAAAATACGTCACCACGAAATGGTATCGGTGTTGTTTACAGACTTTAAAGGGTTTACCAAGCTGGCTGAGACTATGCCGCCGCAAGAGTTGGTACAAGAACTCGAAAAATGCTTTACCTTGTTTGACGAAATCATGGAAAAGCATAACCTCGAAAAAATTAAAACTATAGGTGATGCCTACATGGCTGTAGGTGGTTTGCCTGTACCTAATACTACTAATTTTGTAGACATTGTGCTTGCCGGGCTTGAGATACAACGCTCGATGGACCAACTAAAGGCCGAAAAGGAAGCCAAAGGAGAGCCATTTTGGGAAACCCGTCTGGGTATCAATACCGGAAAACTGATTGCCGGAGTCATTGGTAAAAACAAGTTTGCTTACGATGTGTGGGGTGACACAGTAAATACTGCAAGCCGGATGGAATCAAGTGGAGAGATAGGGCGAGTAAACATTTCAGGGGTAACTTACGAGTTGGTCAAAGACTTTTTTGAGTGTGAGTACCGAGGAAAAATTATGGCAAAAAACAAAGGCGCAATAGATATGTATTTTGTCAATTCTATCAAGGCCGAATTGTCGATAAGTGGAGAAGGGATAGCGCCCAACGAAAGATTTAAAGCAATGCTGGAAGAAAAAAGTAAAGAAGTAGCTAGTAACCCCACTATGGCAGCCTAA
- a CDS encoding haloalkane dehalogenase, whose amino-acid sequence MQVLQTPDHQFEHLPEYPFAPHYAPVASNLQMHYVDEGSPNAEVVLLLHGEPSWSFLYRKMIPVITKAGYRAIAPDLIGFGKSDKPANIQDYSYKRHLDWMQAFIDHLGLNNITLFCQDWGGLLGLRMVAENSDKFKRVVASNTFLPTGDIKMPESFVQWKQFSQTVPEFPVGNIIQKATTTELSSDIVAAYNAPFPDESYKAGARVFPALVPDSPTSPESEANRNAWKVLSQWTKPFLTCFGDADPITKGADKFFQQMIPGTKGQAHTTVAGGGHFIQEDRGEELGKIVVEFIKANK is encoded by the coding sequence ATGCAAGTATTACAAACACCTGATCATCAATTTGAACACTTACCTGAGTATCCTTTTGCGCCACATTATGCGCCAGTAGCATCCAATTTGCAAATGCATTATGTAGACGAAGGTAGCCCCAACGCCGAGGTGGTATTGCTGCTACATGGTGAACCTTCATGGTCGTTTTTATACCGCAAAATGATTCCAGTGATCACCAAAGCAGGCTACAGAGCCATTGCACCTGACCTGATTGGGTTTGGCAAATCAGACAAGCCTGCTAATATTCAAGACTATAGCTATAAGCGTCACCTCGACTGGATGCAGGCTTTTATTGATCACCTGGGCTTAAACAATATTACTTTGTTTTGTCAAGACTGGGGAGGCTTGCTAGGTTTGCGTATGGTGGCCGAAAACTCTGACAAGTTTAAAAGAGTAGTAGCTTCTAATACTTTTTTGCCTACTGGCGATATAAAAATGCCAGAATCGTTTGTACAATGGAAACAATTTTCGCAAACGGTACCTGAGTTTCCGGTAGGCAACATTATCCAAAAAGCCACTACTACCGAACTTAGTTCCGACATTGTGGCAGCTTATAACGCACCTTTTCCTGATGAATCGTACAAGGCTGGAGCAAGAGTATTTCCTGCACTAGTGCCCGACTCCCCCACCAGCCCTGAGTCAGAAGCCAACCGCAACGCGTGGAAGGTACTCAGCCAGTGGACTAAGCCGTTTTTAACTTGCTTTGGCGACGCTGATCCTATCACAAAAGGGGCTGATAAGTTTTTCCAGCAGATGATTCCAGGTACCAAAGGACAAGCCCATACTACTGTAGCCGGAGGTGGGCATTTTATTCAAGAAGATCGTGGCGAAGAGCTTGGAAAAATTGTAGTAGAGTTTATAAAAGCAAATAAGTAA
- a CDS encoding 5-formyltetrahydrofolate cyclo-ligase, which produces MTKTELRKYYLNQRKKLAPQEVNTQSTAIQLKLIELLKDKPPAYLHVFLPILKNNEIDTWQVIQHIWYNMPQTQVVTSVTDFKRKVMLNYLLKPDTVLIENSWGITEPQGGTPVADALIDWVIVPLLCFDQHGYRVGYGGGFYDRFLARCTPKTKKTGVSLFSPVALISDTDQYDIPLSHCITPTETYIF; this is translated from the coding sequence ATGACAAAAACCGAATTAAGAAAGTACTACCTAAACCAACGGAAAAAACTGGCTCCACAAGAAGTAAATACACAAAGTACTGCTATTCAACTTAAGCTGATAGAGCTACTTAAAGACAAGCCGCCTGCTTATTTACATGTGTTTTTACCCATCCTCAAAAACAACGAAATAGACACCTGGCAAGTGATTCAACATATATGGTACAATATGCCTCAGACTCAAGTTGTGACTTCGGTCACTGATTTTAAGCGCAAGGTAATGCTCAATTATTTGCTAAAACCAGACACCGTTTTGATAGAGAATAGTTGGGGAATTACAGAACCACAAGGAGGCACCCCCGTAGCAGATGCGCTTATAGATTGGGTAATTGTGCCTTTGCTTTGTTTCGATCAACACGGCTATAGAGTAGGGTATGGAGGAGGGTTTTACGATCGTTTTTTGGCACGCTGTACTCCAAAAACAAAAAAAACAGGGGTGTCATTGTTTTCCCCTGTGGCACTTATCAGTGATACTGATCAATATGATATTCCTTTGAGCCACTGTATCACCCCTACAGAGACCTATATATTTTAG
- a CDS encoding SiaB family protein kinase → MSEKINFFAYQSDYYSEHEILLSYKGPVTDIILAEISLEIQKKIKENPRIFRKLHAIFIELAQNILYYSNEYNHFRKQEKVGCIIIARSEDYYHLETGNLANTVSIKLLRERCKVINDMDAKSLRMYKRHMRKLSLMAGARGAGIGLIQSALLSENPLEMRSRKIDDDYTFFTLSVKIAR, encoded by the coding sequence ATGTCTGAAAAAATCAACTTTTTTGCATATCAATCTGATTACTACAGTGAACACGAGATACTCCTATCCTATAAAGGACCGGTTACAGACATTATTCTTGCCGAAATAAGCCTTGAGATACAAAAAAAAATAAAAGAAAATCCAAGGATTTTTAGAAAACTTCATGCAATCTTTATAGAATTAGCCCAAAATATTTTATATTATTCAAACGAATACAATCACTTTCGTAAACAAGAGAAGGTGGGTTGTATTATCATAGCTCGTTCCGAAGATTATTATCACCTTGAAACCGGCAATTTAGCAAACACTGTGTCTATAAAGCTTTTACGGGAGCGTTGTAAGGTAATCAACGATATGGACGCAAAGTCGTTGAGAATGTACAAACGACACATGCGTAAGTTGTCATTGATGGCGGGTGCTAGAGGAGCAGGCATTGGGCTTATCCAGTCTGCTTTGCTTTCTGAAAACCCTTTGGAAATGAGGAGTAGAAAAATTGATGATGATTATACATTTTTTACTTTATCCGTTAAAATTGCAAGATAA
- a CDS encoding TIGR03643 family protein produces MNTLKQKLKNLDNESIDRIIEMAWEDRTPFEAIWQQFELTEQEVIRLMRKEMKSRSWKMWRKRVQGRKTKHKQLRAPDVNRFHCSRQKSISQNKIAKRNH; encoded by the coding sequence ATGAATACACTAAAACAAAAACTCAAAAACCTGGACAATGAAAGTATTGATCGGATCATAGAAATGGCTTGGGAAGATCGCACACCCTTTGAAGCCATTTGGCAACAGTTTGAACTCACCGAGCAAGAAGTCATTCGGTTAATGCGTAAAGAAATGAAATCCAGGTCGTGGAAAATGTGGCGCAAACGGGTACAAGGGCGTAAGACCAAACATAAACAACTACGTGCCCCTGACGTAAATCGCTTTCATTGCAGCCGCCAAAAAAGCATTAGTCAAAATAAAATCGCCAAAAGAAACCACTAA